A stretch of the Desulfomonile tiedjei genome encodes the following:
- a CDS encoding HEAT repeat domain-containing protein, giving the protein MDAQLRKRLRICQVLPILLISVACLGCEIESPVDNLVNELKSPSCARRIWAVQNLGAFKDPSSVIALAEALKDDDPSIRRGAAWALTQIDDPRAMKILIEALRHEDPYVRKEVARFLSKKIGYPERESCE; this is encoded by the coding sequence ATGGATGCTCAATTGCGAAAAAGACTCAGGATTTGTCAAGTCTTGCCCATACTTCTGATCTCGGTGGCGTGCCTCGGCTGTGAGATTGAGAGCCCTGTGGACAATCTCGTGAACGAACTCAAGAGTCCGTCCTGCGCCAGAAGGATCTGGGCGGTGCAGAATCTCGGAGCATTCAAAGATCCTTCTTCGGTAATAGCGCTCGCGGAGGCCCTCAAAGATGATGACCCGTCAATTCGAAGAGGAGCCGCTTGGGCGCTAACACAGATAGACGATCCTCGCGCGATGAAGATTCTGATAGAGGCGTTACGGCATGAAGACCCTTACGTACGCAAAGAAGTGGCCAGGTTTTTGTCAAAGAAGATCGGATACCCCGAGAGAGAATCCTGTGAATAA
- a CDS encoding sigma-70 family RNA polymerase sigma factor — protein sequence MGRELESQDRLLVEQCLAGSRTAWDEFYDRFLMLVRKVVHTHVRCREHELQDMVQNVFLALFTALNTYDHQYPLSKFVWVVGERVCIDEFRKRTASKRDGETVSVDHHDHKDPAVTVLASDLDPPEDQMADLEQRQLLKLAFKRLGDKCRDLLRLRYLQELSFKEIVCLSGGKEKSLAVQAGRCLEELKAHYARVEREGYRR from the coding sequence ATGGGGCGTGAATTGGAGTCGCAAGATCGCCTGCTCGTAGAGCAGTGTCTTGCCGGGTCAAGGACTGCCTGGGATGAGTTTTATGACCGGTTCCTCATGCTCGTTAGAAAGGTCGTTCACACGCACGTAAGGTGTCGTGAGCATGAGCTACAGGATATGGTCCAGAATGTCTTCCTAGCTCTTTTTACCGCACTCAACACCTACGATCATCAATATCCTCTGTCCAAATTCGTGTGGGTCGTCGGCGAACGGGTTTGCATCGACGAATTCAGAAAGCGCACCGCGAGCAAACGCGACGGAGAAACCGTCTCCGTCGATCATCACGATCACAAAGACCCCGCTGTCACCGTATTGGCATCAGATCTTGATCCGCCGGAAGACCAGATGGCCGACCTCGAACAGCGCCAATTACTGAAGCTGGCCTTCAAGAGACTCGGCGACAAATGCCGGGACCTTCTCAGACTTCGCTATCTCCAGGAACTTTCTTTCAAAGAGATCGTTTGTCTTTCGGGCGGAAAAGAAAAGTCGCTGGCCGTTCAGGCAGGCCGTTGTCTGGAAGAACTAAAGGCCCATTACGCTCGCGTAGAGCGCGAGGGATATAGAAGATGA
- a CDS encoding zf-HC2 domain-containing protein, with amino-acid sequence MNKSDHIDDLRLPYLEGLLSPEERASFEDHVRDCSDCKSKLEETRRWTSLLEKNTQAMCPEPWEIFDQVQMGKDPLGIISSHLNKCHSCNEIAESFRADLHERGVPTTLWARMQGLAGDRSEDRPARSSFLWFTELLDRLQDLFRPVALVPAAVAVALLCVVIFYPTQSIHRTMALSSVAWAPGPSDLRIMGKVPPEGMPTDAQKERLAVVVLLTNFKHPPDQNRIDAFYRSLEPPIDVRERYDVVSPSDLERAVGPDRLKALDDKAIAAEMSSKLGISRLLVLEIVQSGERFGIVARFTDTTTGDIVREEDSRDLTEAQLIPTLERLALSALDHQSARP; translated from the coding sequence ATGAACAAATCAGATCACATAGACGACCTTCGGCTTCCCTACTTGGAAGGGTTGCTGAGCCCGGAGGAAAGAGCGAGCTTTGAGGATCACGTTCGCGACTGCTCGGATTGCAAGTCAAAGCTTGAAGAGACGCGGCGCTGGACATCGCTCCTTGAAAAGAACACTCAAGCCATGTGTCCCGAACCTTGGGAGATTTTTGACCAAGTCCAAATGGGTAAAGATCCTCTTGGAATAATATCTTCGCATTTGAACAAGTGCCATTCGTGCAACGAAATTGCCGAATCATTTAGAGCAGATCTCCACGAAAGAGGCGTGCCCACGACGCTTTGGGCCAGGATGCAAGGGCTTGCCGGCGATCGTTCCGAGGATCGGCCTGCCCGATCCAGCTTTCTTTGGTTTACCGAACTGCTCGACAGATTGCAGGATCTGTTTCGACCGGTTGCTCTAGTGCCTGCGGCAGTGGCCGTCGCGCTATTGTGTGTTGTAATATTCTATCCCACCCAATCCATTCACCGTACGATGGCGCTTAGTTCCGTTGCTTGGGCGCCGGGGCCTTCCGATCTGAGAATCATGGGAAAAGTGCCTCCTGAAGGCATGCCGACCGATGCGCAGAAAGAACGTCTCGCAGTCGTCGTGCTCTTGACAAACTTCAAGCACCCACCGGACCAAAATCGCATAGATGCTTTTTACAGGTCGCTTGAGCCCCCGATCGATGTTCGCGAACGCTACGATGTGGTGTCTCCGTCAGATTTGGAGCGCGCCGTCGGTCCAGACCGTCTGAAAGCTCTAGATGACAAGGCCATCGCCGCAGAAATGAGTTCCAAGCTAGGAATCTCACGACTGTTAGTATTGGAAATAGTGCAATCGGGGGAAAGATTTGGAATCGTGGCCCGCTTCACAGACACAACTACAGGAGACATTGTCAGGGAAGAGGATTCGAGAGATCTGACGGAAGCCCAACTGATCCCTACTCTGGAAAGATTGGCATTGTCCGCGCTGGATCATCAAAGTGCGAGGCCATGA
- a CDS encoding CHAT domain-containing protein, translating into MRCFSAISKSRKKGKVMWLAIPVVALAVCVCHFAELQEFDGDSLSAQFIFRGRPGPRPNVPGDLDARESNLTGSGETVLCCWFCTRDQRQKCEHVSERFCNKWGSEVSSCSECSGLDRSGTSGQKSRREKADDSEQTGQSRKAQKATEGPKRKLAKPRVPYLKELAVDIDTALKDSVQKEPASTVSKALGEFQAATKSRDPLKEREAATRLGHAYYLTGQVGKSAEYYSKSAAISSKLGYRAAEGIDLRNLVAAYIAGGDFQQAERIGQQALQLLLPAGNSRDVQMAANNSGVLEKDRARYGQALDWYEAALTAREEPDNIRVLTLRNLGNFFKMWGEYGKAAENYGKAAEMSAQLGQYAEAGEIMLEAGQVYALAGSVDQAIDTMKMSLPMFAQANVPTDWSKKLMGDLLLDARRLDEAETLIKEADYDSSLGRFNLLKSQPQAALKAYEQLLSAAQKEENLDELFAAHTGLGKTFEVMKNYDRAQKHYSKAVETVEEIRSALLVSERKNFFSVKVSGFLRSEPAKGLVRLSLKQQKPDRSIYPSEATRAREFADNISQKADRRHFGVPPELIEQEAGLANKLAALKTAISVVPKSSDSRRWGEMTNEIKRASDGLTKFVRTLCERHADYCAVVHPSPVNLEKADIGPDEHVLMFDLVDDGVAIRLLKGRKILKAALVDGNPEEIENAIRDFRTPFEKVQLTKFNADLAALLHKRLTALVTESVPAGAPVVIIPDGVLALLPFEALVTGGAVTWKTGRQGDYPYGVSYLGDRNPIVYSQSLTTMTLIRRLAKKEKAGNAVIVMADPVFKTSDERVRDASIPKLQASDNSSARVKIAVEQALAGPVSLRRLKETTELGTILKKQFGESCEVLTGLQCTKGAFLNRISGNPNLYSHVVFGTHGFTANDFPGLMEPFLALTMVPEGIDGLLTMSDVAGLKMNADVATLLACNTGVGVRLAGEGVMSMGRSFQSAGARSVIMSLWSVAEKPSVLLVEEFFNGRNQGLGKLQAWARSRTELRKKGFEHPFFWASFILVGETD; encoded by the coding sequence ATGCGGTGTTTCTCAGCTATCTCGAAGAGCCGGAAAAAAGGAAAGGTGATGTGGCTGGCGATACCTGTGGTGGCGCTGGCAGTGTGTGTATGTCATTTTGCCGAATTGCAGGAATTCGACGGAGACTCACTGTCGGCTCAATTCATATTTCGGGGGCGTCCCGGCCCTCGCCCAAACGTTCCCGGCGATTTGGATGCCAGGGAAAGTAATCTGACCGGTTCTGGCGAAACTGTCCTTTGCTGCTGGTTCTGTACGCGTGATCAGAGGCAAAAGTGCGAGCACGTTTCCGAGAGATTCTGCAACAAGTGGGGGAGCGAAGTGTCCTCCTGCTCCGAGTGCAGTGGCCTGGATCGGTCGGGGACTTCGGGCCAAAAATCTCGGCGCGAAAAGGCGGACGATAGCGAACAGACAGGGCAGAGTCGGAAAGCTCAGAAGGCGACAGAGGGGCCGAAGCGAAAACTGGCAAAGCCGCGAGTCCCATACCTCAAAGAGCTTGCCGTCGACATTGACACGGCACTGAAGGACTCCGTCCAAAAGGAACCTGCCTCGACAGTGAGCAAGGCTCTCGGCGAATTTCAAGCCGCCACCAAGTCCAGGGACCCGCTGAAGGAGAGAGAAGCCGCAACGAGGCTGGGCCACGCGTATTACCTCACAGGGCAGGTCGGGAAATCCGCCGAGTATTATTCCAAATCCGCTGCCATCAGCAGCAAGTTGGGATACAGAGCGGCCGAAGGCATAGATCTCCGAAACCTCGTGGCTGCGTACATTGCTGGGGGAGATTTCCAGCAAGCGGAAAGAATCGGTCAGCAAGCTCTCCAGCTTCTGCTTCCCGCCGGCAATAGTAGAGATGTGCAGATGGCTGCAAACAACTCGGGGGTACTGGAAAAGGATCGAGCCAGATACGGTCAGGCCCTGGATTGGTACGAAGCGGCCCTGACAGCTCGTGAAGAACCCGACAACATTAGAGTCCTGACACTCCGAAACCTCGGAAACTTCTTCAAAATGTGGGGTGAATACGGCAAGGCCGCTGAGAATTATGGCAAGGCGGCAGAGATGTCCGCTCAACTTGGGCAATACGCAGAGGCCGGCGAAATTATGCTCGAAGCGGGTCAGGTCTATGCTCTGGCAGGTAGCGTAGATCAGGCTATCGATACTATGAAGATGTCGTTGCCCATGTTCGCTCAGGCGAACGTCCCGACAGATTGGTCCAAGAAGCTCATGGGCGACCTTCTACTTGATGCGCGGCGTCTGGACGAGGCCGAGACTCTCATAAAGGAAGCCGATTATGACTCGTCCCTCGGGCGATTTAATCTCCTCAAATCTCAGCCCCAAGCGGCTTTGAAAGCCTACGAGCAACTGTTGTCCGCAGCTCAAAAGGAAGAAAACCTCGACGAATTATTCGCCGCCCACACTGGACTGGGCAAGACATTCGAAGTGATGAAGAACTACGATCGAGCCCAAAAACATTATTCAAAAGCTGTGGAAACAGTCGAAGAAATACGCTCTGCCTTGCTCGTCTCGGAGCGAAAGAACTTCTTTTCAGTAAAGGTGAGCGGATTCCTAAGGTCAGAGCCGGCAAAAGGCCTTGTGAGGCTAAGTCTGAAGCAGCAGAAGCCCGACCGGAGCATCTATCCCAGTGAGGCGACCAGAGCGAGGGAATTCGCTGACAACATTTCCCAAAAAGCAGACCGCCGTCATTTCGGTGTCCCCCCGGAACTCATCGAGCAGGAGGCCGGTCTCGCCAACAAGCTCGCGGCTCTCAAGACGGCTATCTCGGTTGTGCCGAAATCTTCGGACAGTCGCCGCTGGGGCGAAATGACCAATGAGATCAAACGGGCTTCCGATGGACTGACGAAGTTTGTTAGAACTCTGTGCGAGCGTCATGCCGACTATTGCGCTGTTGTTCATCCGTCGCCGGTCAACCTGGAAAAAGCGGATATCGGGCCTGACGAGCACGTCCTTATGTTCGATCTCGTTGACGACGGTGTGGCCATCCGGCTCTTGAAAGGGCGGAAGATCCTCAAAGCCGCCTTGGTCGACGGAAACCCCGAAGAAATAGAAAATGCCATTCGGGACTTCAGGACTCCATTCGAAAAGGTCCAACTGACTAAGTTCAATGCCGACTTAGCCGCTTTGTTGCATAAACGATTGACTGCTCTGGTCACGGAATCCGTGCCGGCCGGTGCGCCCGTTGTGATAATTCCTGACGGTGTTCTGGCATTGCTACCTTTTGAGGCCCTCGTGACGGGCGGTGCCGTAACCTGGAAGACCGGCAGACAAGGAGATTATCCCTACGGGGTATCCTATTTGGGAGACCGCAATCCAATCGTCTACTCTCAATCCCTGACAACCATGACCCTGATTCGCCGGCTCGCCAAGAAAGAAAAGGCGGGCAATGCAGTAATTGTCATGGCCGACCCTGTATTCAAAACCTCGGACGAGAGAGTCCGGGATGCCTCAATACCTAAGTTGCAGGCAAGTGACAACAGCTCGGCTCGCGTAAAGATCGCGGTTGAGCAGGCTCTGGCGGGTCCGGTCAGTCTCCGGCGACTCAAGGAAACCACTGAGCTTGGCACCATCCTGAAGAAGCAGTTCGGAGAATCCTGCGAGGTTCTGACAGGCTTGCAGTGCACAAAGGGCGCGTTCCTGAATCGCATTTCCGGTAATCCTAATCTGTACAGTCATGTTGTATTTGGAACCCACGGATTCACAGCCAATGATTTCCCTGGTCTCATGGAACCATTCTTGGCCCTAACTATGGTGCCGGAGGGAATCGACGGGCTCTTAACCATGAGCGATGTTGCCGGGCTGAAGATGAACGCCGATGTGGCCACTCTCCTGGCGTGCAACACCGGTGTTGGGGTCAGGCTAGCGGGCGAGGGAGTCATGAGTATGGGGCGAAGTTTCCAGTCCGCGGGAGCGCGATCGGTGATCATGAGCCTCTGGTCGGTTGCGGAAAAGCCCTCGGTATTGTTGGTGGAGGAATTCTTCAATGGAAGGAATCAAGGTCTCGGCAAACTCCAGGCCTGGGCACGCAGCAGAACCGAACTGAGAAAAAAAGGATTTGAGCACCCCTTCTTCTGGGCCTCCTTCATTCTGGTCGGGGAAACGGACTGA